The following coding sequences are from one Lolium rigidum isolate FL_2022 chromosome 6, APGP_CSIRO_Lrig_0.1, whole genome shotgun sequence window:
- the LOC124666512 gene encoding uncharacterized oxidoreductase At4g09670-like — MSSAATAPEPEPRPVRFGIMGCASIARKVSRAMLLAAPAAAVAAVGSRSEAKARLFAADNGLPAATRLHGSYEALLADPDVDAVYLPLPTSLHVRWAVAAAGRGKHVLLEKPTALCAADLDVILAACEENGVQFMDSTMWMHHPRTAKMRELLDDRSTIGDVRVINSVFSFRADEDFLQNDIRVKPDLDALGALGDAGWYCIRAILWAVDYSLPRNVVALRDPVKNQAGVLIACGATLYWADGKIATFHCSFLTNLTMDITVVGTNGTLHVTDFVIPYEEKSGPFSVASESNFAELHTGWVPQPSRHVVATELPQEALMVQEFCRLVQGIRDGGAGVERKWPAITRKTQVVMDAVKTSIDSGFQSVNVAS; from the exons ATgtcgtccgccgccaccgcgccggagccggagccgcggCCGGTGCGCTTCGGCATCATGGGCTGCGCCTCGATCGCGCGGAAGGTTTCGCGCGCCATGCTGctggccgcccccgccgccgcggtGGCCGCGGTCGGCAGCCGCTCCGAGGCCAAAGCGCGGCTCTTCGCGGCCGACAACGGCCTCCCGGCGGCCACGCGGCTCCACGGCTCCTACGAGGCTCTCCTCGCCGACCCGGACGTGGACGCCGTCTACCTGCCCCTCCCGACCAGCCTGCACGTCCGgtgggccgtcgccgccgccgggcgcGGCAAGCACGTGCTCCTCGAGAAGCCCACCGCGCTCTGCGCCGCGGATCTGGATGTCATCCTCGCCGCCTGCGAGGAGAACGGGGTCCAGTTCATGGACTCCACCATGTGGATGCACCACCCCCGCACCGCCAAGATGCGCGAGTTACTGGATGACCGGAGCACCATCGGCGATGTCAGAGTT ATAAACTCAGTGTTCAGCTTCCGAGCAGACGAAGACTTCCTCCAAAACGACATCAGGGTAAAACCAGACCTGGATGCCCTGGGCGCACTCGGCGACGCAGGATGGTACTGCATCCGGGCGATTCTCTGGGCCGTCGACTACTCGCTCCCCAGGAACGTGGTCGCCCTGCGTGACCCCGTCAAGAACCAGGCCGGCGTGCTCATCGCCTGCGGCGCGACCCTCTACTGGGCCGACGGCAAGATCGCCACCTTCCACTGCTCCTTCCTCACCAACCTTACCATGGATATCACCGTGGTCGGCACGAACGGCACCCTCCACGTCACCGACTTCGTCATCCCATACGAGGAGAAGTCTGGCCCGTTCAGCGTGGCTTCCGAGTCGAACTTCGCTGAGCTGCATACTGGGTGGGTACCGCAGCCAAGTAGGCATGTCGTCGCGACTGAGCTGCCACAGGAGGCCCTCATGGTCCAGGAGTTCTGCAGGCTGGTGCAGGGCATCAGAGATGGTGGTGCCGGTGTTGAGAGGAAGTGGCCGGCCATCACCAGGAAGACGCAGGTCGTGATGGATGCGGTGAAAACCTCCATCGATAGCGGGTTTCAGTCGGTGAATGTTGCCAGCTAA